From a region of the Desulforegula conservatrix Mb1Pa genome:
- a CDS encoding transposase → MTETQSLSHSAWECKYHIVWITKYRKKTIYAELRRYLARQKECAILEGHLMSDHVHMLIS, encoded by the coding sequence ATGACCGAGACACAAAGCCTAAGCCATAGTGCCTGGGAATGCAAGTATCATATAGTATGGATTACAAAGTATAGAAAAAAGACTATTTATGCAGAATTGAGGCGATATTTGGCCAGGCAAAAAGAATGTGCAATATTGGAAGGCCACTTGATGTCAGATCATGTTCATATGCTTATTTCGAT